TAGTAGAGGTAAAAGACGCGCAACCGATTAAAGCAGGTTTTGCTGGACTTTACCACTTAGCATTACTATTACCCTCTCGTAAAGACTTAGGAAACATCGTGCAGCATTTCGTTAACTTAGATATACGCATCGGTGCTGCCGATCATGACGTTTCTGAAGCATTATATTTAAATGACCCAGATGGTAACGGCATTGAAATTTACATCGACCGCGACGAATCAGAATGGACTTGGTTCGAAGGTGAGCAAGTGAACATGGTAACCGAGCAATTAAACTTCCAACCAATTTTAGCAGCAGCAGACGGTAAATGGGATGGCTTACCTGCTAACACAGTAATGGGCCATGTCCATTTATCTGTTGCTAACTTAGACAAGTCCGAACAATTTTATACAAATGTATTAGACTATAACGTTGTCACACGCTACGGGGCACAGGCGTTATTCGTTTCAACAGGTAAGTACCATCATCACTTCGGTTTAAATACATGGAACAGCAACAACGGTCACGCACCATTAGCTGATATGGTCGGCTTAAAATCATTTACCGTTGTGTTAAAGAATGACGCATACGCAGAAACCGTTAAACAGAGCTTAACGGACAACGGCTATGTGGTAGAAACGTTCGCTGAAGCACCAAAATTTGGCGGTGCACAAGCGTTCTCAACAGTTGATCCAAATGGCTTACGTATTGTATTTACAATAGAAGGTAACTAATTTAATACGCAACATATGAAACTTTCCTCCGTTTTGTTCGTATAGGTAATATATGAACTTAAACGGAGGAATTTTTTTGTCACTATTTAATAAAGTTTTAGCAAGCATTGGTGTCGGTGCTGCGACAGTGGATACAAAGCTACACAAATCAAGCTATACCATTAACGAAACAGTCACGGGTGTTGTCGAAGTGACAGGGGGCAATACGGAACAGCAGATTGACGCAATTTATTTAACGCTTTATACAAGTTTCGTCCGTGAAATTGATGACCGTAAAGTAAACGATCAAGCCGCGTTACAAAATTTCCAAATTAACGAACCATTTACGATTCAAGCAAATGAAAAACGTGAAATTCCGTTTTCATTTGTGTTGCCTACTGCCGTACCGGTAACAGCTGGCCAATCACGCGTATGGATTCATACAGGTCTAGATATTAAAAATGCCGTGGACCCAAAAGATACAGACTACATCGACGTTCAACCGACGCGTCTTGCAAGTGCTGTATTAACAGCCGTTCAAAACTTAGGTTTCCGCGTTCGTAAGGTGGATACAGAACAGGCCCCTTCGTATTTACGTAATCGTATGAAGGTAGTGCAAGAATTTGAATTCGCTCCAACCAACAACACGTATCGCCGGTATCTAGATGAATTAGAACTGGTCTTTTTAGAGCAATCGGAGCGTTCGGTTGAAGTATTATTACAAGTAGATCGCCGTGCACGAGGCTTAGGTGGCTTTTTATCAGAGGCACTGGATATGGACGAAAGCTTTATCCGCTTAACTTTATTTGCCTCAGATAATCTTGAAGCGAAATTAGCAGATGCGATTGAACGAAAAATGAAGTAAAGAAAAAGGAAGAAGCCGCGGCTTCTTCCCTTTTTCTTATTTTAACCCAGGATAATTTTGCTGACGCAGCGCTTCGTAAATAACAATCGCTGCGGTATTCGATAAGTTCAGAGAACGCACATGGTCACTTTGCGGAATACGCAAGCACATATGTGCACGCTCCTGTGCAAAGTCTTTTGGTAAGCCCGTTGTTTCACGACCGAACATGAAGTAAATATCACGCGCGGTATCGCTAAAATCATGCGTTGTAAATGGCTCATCACTATACGTTTCGATTAAATACACTTCTCCATCTTTACTATATTCAATGAAGTCCTCTAATGAATCGTGGTACACCACATTCACATGCTCCCAGTAATCAAGGCCAGCACGTTTTAACATTTTATCGTCTGTTGAAAAGCCTAATGGGCGGATTAAATGTAGAGATGTATTGGTACCAGCACATGTACGGGCGATATTGCCTGTGTTTGCTGGAATTTCTGGTTGGTATAAAACAATATGGTTTGGCACTTTTTATCCTTCTTTCTTCTTATAACAGTGTTAAGCCCTTGTCAATTTCGGCGAGCACTTCTTCATCTTTTTCTAATGCTTTTGCTTGTAGCAGTATCTCTTCGGCACCTGCTGCTCCAATCTTCCCGATTGCCCAAGCGGCCGTCCCTCGTAGTACGGGGCGCTCGTCTTTTTGTAAAACGGTGATTAAATCAGGCAGTGCACTCTCTTCTTTAAAATGAGCGAGCGCTAAAATCGCATTACGCTGAATCGGTTTTTTACCGCGCCATGAGCCGGATACATGCCCGAATTTCGCCTTAAATTCCTTATTGGATATCGATAATAACGGCTGAAGTAACGGTTTTGCGAGTTCAGGATCTGGTGTGAATTCCTCATGGATCCAGTTAATCTTGCCTTTATTTTTCGGGCACACCGTTTGGCACGTATCGCAGCCATACAAACGATTGCCGATTTTAGTGCGGAATTCATCCGGTAAAAAGCCCTTTGTTTGTGTTAAAAAGGCAATACAGCGCTGTGAGTTGAGTTGTCCTGGTGCAACAATCGCCCCTGTCGGACACACATCAATGCATAGCGTACAGTCCCCGCATTCATCCTCAATCGGTGTTGACGGCGCAAACGGAATATTAGTCATCACTTCCCCTAAATACACATACGAGCCAAACTCCGGTGTAATGATGGAACAGTTTTTCCCGACCCAGCCAATCCCCGCGCGTTCGGCAACAGCACGGTCGACAAGCTCTCCTGTATCGACCATCGATTTTAACTTCACACCTGGCACGTGCTCCACTAGCCATGCTTCAATAAGCTGCAATCGCTCACGTACTGCAGTATGATAATCCACACCCCAAGAAGCCCGACAAAAAATCCCGCGGCGCTCACCTTTCTTCCCTTGTGGCGCATTGTCCATACGTGACGGGTAAGCAAGCGCAATGGCAATAATACTTTCTGCATCCTCTAGTAAACGCAGTGGCTCCGTACGTAAGTTTACGTCCGATTCCTCAAAGCCTGACTGATACCCAAGCTCCTGCTGGCGACGCAGTCTATTTTTTAATTCATGAAATGGTGCCGCCGTTGTAAATCCAATTTTATCAACACCAATCGAATTTGCATATTCAATTAACTGTGCTTGAAGCTGCGTGACGTTCATTTGCCCAGCTCCTTTCATTTCTCACAAATAATTATAGTAAATTTTAGTAATTTCTAGCGTAATCCATTACAATAAGTAATAGGTGATGACGTATGAAACTTTCAATTAACGAAAAAATCTTTCAACAAGCCGAACAATTTAAAATCGGCCTTATCCATTATAACAAAATTACAGTGGCAGAATCTCCTCAAATGATTAAAGGCCGCACACAACTTTATCAGGAAAATTTATTTTTTGAATTACAAGATACGCCCGTAGCGGAACGCGCGGGCATTAAAGAATGGCGCCAACTTTGGAAAGCGTTTGGTGCGGATCCAAATCGTTATCGCCATTCAGCCGAAAGCTTAATGCGTAGAATCGCAAAGCAAAATTATTTAACCCCGTTTCACTCGGCGGTTGATTTAAATAATTTCTTCTCGCTTCAATACGAGCTACCGATTGGGATTTACGATACACATGCAATCGACGGTGCTATCGAAATCGCACTTGGGGATGAGGACACGGGCTACGAAGGCTTAAATAGCCGCTATAATTCCTTACACAACATTTTGTATTCACAAGATGCGCTCGGTGCATTTGGTAGCCCCTTTGTCGATTCAACGCGTACCGCAGTGACAGAACGCACAACCGACGCTCTGCAAATTTTTTATTTACAGCCTTCTCTTTCTACAGAGAAATCCGAGCAGCTACTAAAGAGCGCGGGCAATATGTTCACGCAAATTAGCGGTGGCGAGTACAAAATAGCGCTATTATCAAAGGATCAACCGACTATTGAATTTTAAGGAGTGTTTCATTTGAGTATTAACTTAGCAGAAGCCGTAAAATTAAAAAGTATTATTACGAAAAAAATTCAGGAACTCAACACTTCGGTGCACCAAGTAACACATGTGGTGATCGAAAAAGGACAAGAACCGAAACAACCTGCATTAACACTTGAAAAACTCGAAACAGACTTAAAGCAACTCCGTTATGATTCACGCAAGCTTGATGCGCTCATTTACCGCGCAAATATTAACAATACCATTACGTTTAACGACGAGGAAATGCCCATCGTGGAATCTATTGAACTTGCTACTCAACTGCGCGCTGAAGCCGCATTTTGTAAAAGGCTAGGCATGGAAGACAAAGAATCGTACTTCCACTCTGTCGGGGACACAATGCTCTACCGTGTTGCGCTGTACGAGCCACTTGACTATTTAAACCGTGCAAACGAGCTTGAAAAACAAGCACATCGCCTATCAAACGCTATCAATGCGAAAAACTACCAAGTTGAAATTGACTTTGATGATGCAAATTATTATTAAGCCCTAGGGCGGTGAGACTCCAACCTAGGTAATAACGAGCACCCCATTTGCAATTTGCAAATTTAACTTAGATCAAACCAATCAACATTTACCTGTTACCTTGTTACCTTTAACCAATGACCAACTATTGTCAAAGCTAACAACTCAATGTACTTTTTGATTTCGCTCGTTATTAAAAGGCCCTCTCGTCACTTCTGTGATAAGAGGGCCTTTGCTTTTAAATTTGTACATCATTGATTTGTTTATCAAGGTCTTCCGTTAACTGACGTGAATTCGGGAAAATAAAAAGGTATGCCGATGAAGCAATTCACGACATACCTTTTTTTTTATCATTTTATTGAACGCCTGGTAAAATGCGTAATGTTTTTTCATCCGCGTCTAAAATCGCATCCACACCTAGTGGAATTGCGATATTTGGTGTACAATGGCCGATTTTGAACCCGGCTACTGTTGGTTTTTGAAGTGGCTTTAAATAGTCAGTAATCATCTGAATAACGTCTTCATAACGATATGTGTCATCTGGCATATTAAAGTCACCAATAACAAAGCCTGCTGCCTGTTCAAGCTTTCGTGCTAAGCGCAGATGATTCATCATATGATCGAGCTGTTCAATCGACTCTCCGATATCCTCCAGCACGAGAATTTTGTTACGTACATCGATTTCAAACTTCGTACCTAATGTCCCTATAATACGATTCAAGTTACCACCCGTTAACCCTCCGCGTACAGCGCCACCCACAATAGTTGTTAGCGGGGCGATACTTTCCGTATACTCGATTTCAATCGGCTGGAAAAGCTGCTGGAACATTTTTTGTGACAATTCATCCAGCTCCCCTTGTGGACTAGAAAGCATCGGTCCATGGAACGTAACTAAATTCGCAAACTCATTTACTTGCGTATGTAAAGCCGTCACATCTGAAAAGCCCCAAATAATTTTCGGATTGTCCTCTAATAATGGGTAGCTAATTTTGTCGACAATACGTGCAATGCCGTAGCCACCTTTTACTAAAAAGATTGCCTTCACTTCCGGGTCTTGCACCATCGCATGAAAATCTGCAATACGCTCTTCGTCTGTTCCTACTAAGTAACCCGCACCGCTCTGAATGGTATTTCCTAATTTATAACGTAAGCCAAGCTGTTCTAGAAATGCAAGCTTGTCTCCTAATGCCTCCTGCTGCAGTGGGCTACTTAAATTCACTAACCCCACGATATCACCTTGTTGTAATCTTGCTGGTCGAATTTTCATTACTTTGACCTCCTTTTGCTACTGTCGTTATTGTATCATAGCGTTTTACGTAAAGCGTATTGCAAATGCTCCCTGGGTGTCCCTATAATAAATAAAATCAATTTCCAATTTAAGGAGTACCTTTACTATGAAATTTCCACCACAAGCATTGCTCGTCTTCGCTACCTTATTATGGGGCGGTAACTTTGTAATCGGACGTGCGGTTGCTGGCGATATTCCGCCGATTACACTTGCATTTCTACGCTGGATTGTCGCCTTTATCATCTTTTTCCCCATTGCCTATAGCCGTACCAAAAAGGAATGGCCAATGCTAAAAAAGCATTTTGGTGCCGTCCTTATTTTAGCATTAACCGGGGTTGCTACATTTAATACGCTCGTTTATATTGGCCTGCATTACACTACGTCCATTAATGCATCCTTAATGAACTCATCAACGCCAATTATTATTTACATACTTAGTTTTATTTTCTTAAAGGAACGTTTAACGAAGTTTCAGTTATTTGGAACACTCTTGTCACTAGCGGGTGTGCTATTCATCATTTCAGGCGGTTTAATGGAAAGCTTACTTGCCTTTTCATTTAACAAAGGGGACCTAATTGTATTAGTCGCTGTCATTTGTTGGAGTGTGTATTCATTACTAATTAAGAAATACGCAGGCAAGCTACCAGGCTACTCAACGTTCTTAGTGACCATTGCACTTGGCGCACTCATGTTACTCCCATTTACCGGATATGAGCTGTTAACGACGTCTCAAGCGATTACTTGGGGTGCTTCTACAATTGGTGCTATTTTCTATGTCGGGATCATTGCCTCGATTGTTGCGTTCCTAAGCTGGAATACGGGCGTTGTCGCATTAGGGGCCAACAAAGCCGGGATCTACTTAAACTTCATTCCAGTGTTTGCGACAATTTTTGCTGTTCTGTTTTTAGATGAACAATTACTCATGGCACAAATTATTGGAGGGATTGCCGTTATTGCCGGAGTATTTATTACGACCATTAAAAAATGAGGAGTGCATTTAAGCACTCCTCATCATTATTTTACACCTGTATAAATCACTGTTACATCTTTGTGATTGTGCAGGGCACTTGCTGGGAAGTCCTCTGTCACTTCACCGCTACGCAGACGATCCATGGCTTCCTGCTTTGATGCACCTGAAATTAATAAAACGACTTTCTTCGCATTCATGATTGTTTGAATACCCATTGTAATGGCATATGTTGGCACTTCATCGATTGAATTGAAATAAATTTTATTCGCATCACGTGTCGACTCTGTCAGTTCTACAACATTTGTCCCTAATGTAAATGGTGTACCTGGCTCATTAAAACCAATATGTCCGTTTATGCCAATACCTAATAGCTGAATATCAACACCACCAGCTGCCTCAATCATCTCATCATAGTGCGCGGCAGCCGCTTGTAAGTCCGCTGTATCCCCTTTTGGCACATGGATATTCTCACGCTTCATATCAACGTGATTAAATAGATTTTGATCCATATAGTAATGGTAGCTCGCTTCATTTGTAGGATTAATCCCAACGTATTCATCTAAGTTGTAAGACTGTGCCTGTTCAAATGAAATTTCTCCAGCTTGATACGCCTCAACTAGTTCTTTATAAAAGCCTTCTGGTGTCCCACCTGTTGCTAAACCTAATACCATTTTTGGATTGTGCTTTAATTCCGCTTTAAACATATCCGCCGCAAGCTTGCTCATTTCCTCGTAATTTGCTGCTTCAATCCATTTTAAATTTACTACTGCATTCATTCCATTACCTTCTTTCATCTATTCATAATTTCAGTTATTTAAATTAAATTCGTTAAATCCATTTCTCACATCATCATGTCAATTCTAAAGTAATTCTTTCTAACATGCTATAAAAAAACACGTAGTATTTCAGTTAAAAACACAATTATTCTGTTTGTAAAGGAGATTTTCTGTTTCAATCTCTATTTGAAGGAAACTCCAATAAAAAAAGACCCCTAGTATAAATACTAGAAGTCTTCATTTGATAAGGTTTTTGGCAATTCACCTTATCGATCTGATACCGATAGTCGGGGTCGAACCGACACTCCCGAAGGAACCGGATTTTGAGTCCGGCGCGTCTGCCAATTCCGCCATATCGGCAAGAAAATGGGTATAAAAAAAATCGGCTTAACCGATTTGATCTAAAAAATATGGAGGCGGCAACCGGATTTGAACCGGTGGTAGAGGTGTTGCAGACCTGTGCCTTACCACTTGGCTATGCCGCCATATTTGGAGCGGAAGACGAGGTTCGAACTCGCGACCCCCACCTTGGCAAGGTGGTGTTCTACCACTGAACTACTTCCGCAAAAATGGCTGGGGAACCTGGATTCGAACCAGGGCATGACGGAATCAAAATCCGTTGCCTTACCGCTTGGCTATACCCCAAAAATTTCATATTTATTATATTAAGAATGGGGCGACTGATGGGAATTGAACCCACGAATGCCGGAATCACAATCCGGTGCGTTAACCACTTCGCCACAACCGCCACTATCATATAATTTTACTTCTTAAACCTAAATAAAGAATGGGGCGACTGATGGGAATTGAACCCACGAATGCCGGAATCACAATCCGGTGCGTTAACCACTTCGCCACAACCGCCATTATACTTATTTGAATCTTAAAATGGCAGGGGCAGTAGGAATCGAACCCACACTGACGGTTTTGGAGACCGTAGTTCTACCTTTAAACTATGCCCCTGTAAAGATATGGTGGAGGGGGACGGATTCGAACCGCCGAACCCTAAGGAGCGGATTTACAGTCCGCCGCGTTTAGCCACTTCGCTACCCCTCCAGGGTAATGGTGCCGGCGAAAGGAGTCGAACCCTCGACCTACTGATTACAAGTCAGTTGCTCTACCAACTGAGCTACACCGGCAACATATATGGTGGGTTTGGACGGAATCGAACCGCCGACACTTAGAGCTTCAATCTAATGCTCTACCAACTGAGCTACAAACCCACGTATGTAATAATTAAAAAAATGGCGGTCCCGACCGGGATCGAACCGGCGATCTCCTGCGTGACAGGCAGGCATGTTAACCGCTACACCACGGGACCATTTGGTTGCGGGGATAGGACTTGAACCTATGACCTTCGGGTTATGAGCCCGACGAGCTACCACTGCTCCACCCCGCGACAATACTATTTAATTAAATGGTGGAGGATGACGGGCTCGAACCGCCGACCCCCTGCTTGTAAGGCAGGTGCTCTCCCAGCTGAGCTAATCCTCCATGCTGGATATAAAAAATATAAATGGTGACCCGTACGGGATTCGAACCCGTGTTACCGCCGTGAAAGGGCGGTGTCTTAACCACTTGACCAACGGGCCATACTAAATTGCCTGGCGGAGAGTAAGGGAGTCGAACCCTTGATACAGTGTTACCCGCATACACGATTTCCAATCGTGCTCCTTCGGCCTCTCGGACAACTCTCCAAGATTTAGATGGCTCCGAAGGCAGGACTCGAACCTGCGACCTGCCGGTTAACAGCCGGATGCTCTACCAACTGAGCTACTTCGGAATAATTATATACTAGCCTAGCGACGTCCTACTCTCACAGGGGGAAACCCCCAACTACCATCGGCGCTAAAGAGCTTAACTTCCGTGTTCGGTATGGGAACGGGTGTGACCTCTTTGCCATCATCACTAGACTATTCGAAAGACATTATTTATTATATTATGTATAACTTATTCAGTCAAGCATTTTTTAATATTTTTATTCTTTCAAAACTGGATAAACGGTTCATTGATGTTCATAAATTGTGGTTAAGTCCTCGACCGATTAGTATTCGTCAGCTCCACACATCACTGCGC
The sequence above is a segment of the Solibacillus sp. FSL H8-0523 genome. Coding sequences within it:
- a CDS encoding VOC family protein, whose translation is MATHFHKKPNLYASHVQLKVSNLARSIEYYTTIIGFNVLEQTATEAYLTADGQTSLVSLVEVKDAQPIKAGFAGLYHLALLLPSRKDLGNIVQHFVNLDIRIGAADHDVSEALYLNDPDGNGIEIYIDRDESEWTWFEGEQVNMVTEQLNFQPILAAADGKWDGLPANTVMGHVHLSVANLDKSEQFYTNVLDYNVVTRYGAQALFVSTGKYHHHFGLNTWNSNNGHAPLADMVGLKSFTVVLKNDAYAETVKQSLTDNGYVVETFAEAPKFGGAQAFSTVDPNGLRIVFTIEGN
- a CDS encoding phenylalanine--tRNA ligase beta subunit-related protein, which translates into the protein MKLSINEKIFQQAEQFKIGLIHYNKITVAESPQMIKGRTQLYQENLFFELQDTPVAERAGIKEWRQLWKAFGADPNRYRHSAESLMRRIAKQNYLTPFHSAVDLNNFFSLQYELPIGIYDTHAIDGAIEIALGDEDTGYEGLNSRYNSLHNILYSQDALGAFGSPFVDSTRTAVTERTTDALQIFYLQPSLSTEKSEQLLKSAGNMFTQISGGEYKIALLSKDQPTIEF
- the trmL gene encoding tRNA (uridine(34)/cytosine(34)/5-carboxymethylaminomethyluridine(34)-2'-O)-methyltransferase TrmL encodes the protein MPNHIVLYQPEIPANTGNIARTCAGTNTSLHLIRPLGFSTDDKMLKRAGLDYWEHVNVVYHDSLEDFIEYSKDGEVYLIETYSDEPFTTHDFSDTARDIYFMFGRETTGLPKDFAQERAHMCLRIPQSDHVRSLNLSNTAAIVIYEALRQQNYPGLK
- a CDS encoding sporulation protein → MSLFNKVLASIGVGAATVDTKLHKSSYTINETVTGVVEVTGGNTEQQIDAIYLTLYTSFVREIDDRKVNDQAALQNFQINEPFTIQANEKREIPFSFVLPTAVPVTAGQSRVWIHTGLDIKNAVDPKDTDYIDVQPTRLASAVLTAVQNLGFRVRKVDTEQAPSYLRNRMKVVQEFEFAPTNNTYRRYLDELELVFLEQSERSVEVLLQVDRRARGLGGFLSEALDMDESFIRLTLFASDNLEAKLADAIERKMK
- the nagB gene encoding glucosamine-6-phosphate deaminase translates to MNAVVNLKWIEAANYEEMSKLAADMFKAELKHNPKMVLGLATGGTPEGFYKELVEAYQAGEISFEQAQSYNLDEYVGINPTNEASYHYYMDQNLFNHVDMKRENIHVPKGDTADLQAAAAHYDEMIEAAGGVDIQLLGIGINGHIGFNEPGTPFTLGTNVVELTESTRDANKIYFNSIDEVPTYAITMGIQTIMNAKKVVLLISGASKQEAMDRLRSGEVTEDFPASALHNHKDVTVIYTGVK
- a CDS encoding DMT family transporter, giving the protein MKFPPQALLVFATLLWGGNFVIGRAVAGDIPPITLAFLRWIVAFIIFFPIAYSRTKKEWPMLKKHFGAVLILALTGVATFNTLVYIGLHYTTSINASLMNSSTPIIIYILSFIFLKERLTKFQLFGTLLSLAGVLFIISGGLMESLLAFSFNKGDLIVLVAVICWSVYSLLIKKYAGKLPGYSTFLVTIALGALMLLPFTGYELLTTSQAITWGASTIGAIFYVGIIASIVAFLSWNTGVVALGANKAGIYLNFIPVFATIFAVLFLDEQLLMAQIIGGIAVIAGVFITTIKK
- the queG gene encoding tRNA epoxyqueuosine(34) reductase QueG, whose product is MNVTQLQAQLIEYANSIGVDKIGFTTAAPFHELKNRLRRQQELGYQSGFEESDVNLRTEPLRLLEDAESIIAIALAYPSRMDNAPQGKKGERRGIFCRASWGVDYHTAVRERLQLIEAWLVEHVPGVKLKSMVDTGELVDRAVAERAGIGWVGKNCSIITPEFGSYVYLGEVMTNIPFAPSTPIEDECGDCTLCIDVCPTGAIVAPGQLNSQRCIAFLTQTKGFLPDEFRTKIGNRLYGCDTCQTVCPKNKGKINWIHEEFTPDPELAKPLLQPLLSISNKEFKAKFGHVSGSWRGKKPIQRNAILALAHFKEESALPDLITVLQKDERPVLRGTAAWAIGKIGAAGAEEILLQAKALEKDEEVLAEIDKGLTLL
- a CDS encoding LD-carboxypeptidase gives rise to the protein MKIRPARLQQGDIVGLVNLSSPLQQEALGDKLAFLEQLGLRYKLGNTIQSGAGYLVGTDEERIADFHAMVQDPEVKAIFLVKGGYGIARIVDKISYPLLEDNPKIIWGFSDVTALHTQVNEFANLVTFHGPMLSSPQGELDELSQKMFQQLFQPIEIEYTESIAPLTTIVGGAVRGGLTGGNLNRIIGTLGTKFEIDVRNKILVLEDIGESIEQLDHMMNHLRLARKLEQAAGFVIGDFNMPDDTYRYEDVIQMITDYLKPLQKPTVAGFKIGHCTPNIAIPLGVDAILDADEKTLRILPGVQ